GCCTGCCATTGGGAAGAAAACTTGTGCAGGGAACAGCGAACGGTTGTCGTAGTCGGTGTCCAGCGACCAGACGGCGATGCGGTTTTTGCCGCCGGATTGCAACTCGCCCTTGGTGGTGTCGAAGTAGTCGAAACCGTGGACTTCGACTTCGTAGAGGGGGGAGATAGAGGGGAGCTTGCGCACTTCTACGTCGGGTTGTCCCATGAGCCAGAAACTTTGGTTGTTGGCGCGTTGTTTTTTGAGGTCTTCGGTGAGCAGGTCGGTGTTCATTTGCGCTTTCAGGGCGGTGATGCCTTTGGTTGCGTCGATGTCTTTGGCGGCTTCGGGGTCGAAAGTGAAGGCGCAAAACACGATCATTTTCGGCAGCGGGAACAGTTCCCCGGCTTCGCGCAGGGCATTTTCGACTTGGCGTTGTTCGAGGGCGGCGTGTTCGGGGCCGAAACTGACCACCACGCGCTCGCCGGTATCGAGTGTGCCGCTGCTGTGCAGATAGCGTGTACCGGGCAAGGTTTCGAGTTCGGCGAATTTGAGCATTTGCTTGTTTTTGCCACGGATGCCGGTTTTCATCAATTCGTCGCGCCATTGGGTCTGGCGGGACGTTTCACCGCTGCGGGCAACGCTGTTGTCGGCTTGGGTGGGTTGCACGGCATCGTTAAGTGACAGCACGGTGGGGAATGGCACGGCTTCGAGCGAAAACGGGCCGGTGATGCGCAGTTTGTCTTTGGCGATTTGCGGCTGGTCGTAGAGGGTTTCTTGTCCGGCGTTGGCTGCGATGCTGTCGTCCATGCGGCGTTGCAGGGTTTGACGCGCCGTGTGGAAAGCGTCGAATGGGGCGCGGGCGGATTCTGGCCAATCGGCGGGGAAATCGAACGGCACATCCCATTCTTGTAGGTCGGACTTTAGTCCGACACGTCGGGCTGAAGCCCGACCTACAGCCTTCTGCAACGCCGACAAAATACTCAACGGATCAATCCGTTCATGCACATGCAAACTCACCGTATCCACCGCAAAACTGGTACGTTCCGCCTTCCCCGCCCAATTCAAAAACGGCGACTGCATCCGCTTGAGTTCCGCCAACGCCTCGCGCATCACCGCTGCATCGCCACTCGCCAGCGCATCATCAATCAGTTGCTCCACCTTGAGACCTTGCTGCTTAGGTGGCGTAGGCGGTGCTACTGGCGCAGTCAGATCAAGGGATTCAGCAGGTCGAGTATCAGCAGTTTTGTTGGCAGGCATGAGGCAACATCAGGTTACACAATAATAATGGCGATTGTACCCGAAAAATTTTCATGATGTGTCAACCGAACCTGAGCTTAATCGTTATACATACTGACTAAGCCCAAGAGTCCCTAAAATAGTCATCATAAAAATTCACAGCCCTTAATGCTTTCAAACCCTCCTGCGCCGGAGGGTTTTATTTTTCAGGGACATTCGCCGGACTGAACTTCACCCGCACCCGCAACTGCCGCAAAACATCCGACGGCACACTGTCCGGCATTAAAATCAGCGAATACAATTTGCCATTCAGCGTCCGCCAATTCAGCACACACCCCCACGGATGCAAAAAGCTGCTGTCATCCAACCGCGCAAAAAATCCCGCAGAAGCAGTACGCACCAAGGCATTATCCACCTGATAAAAACGCACTTCCTGCACCGCATTCGGCGCAACCCGGCTAATATGCAGCCGCCAGTAATAACGCAACGACAGTGCAATCAATACCAGCAACAAGCCCTTGCCCCACCAGGGCAGCGCAGGCATCAAGCACACCACCACCGCCGCCAGCAAATGACTTGCCAGAATAAAAACCGCCAATCGCCGTGAAACCACTGGCTGCAAATACAAGGGCGGCTGATTATCCAACGCTGATCAGCACACTAAGGCACGCAATAATGCCCGCGCATTCGCCATGCCCACCACCAAATTCTGGTGAATATCGTCCATCGTGATCTCTTCGTTATCTTTACCCGCTGCCCAGTTAGCAACCACAGCACACGCGGCGTAACAAAGATCCAATTCGCGGGCAAGCGCCGCTTCTGGCATGGCAGTCATGCCCACCAAATCGCAGCCGTCGCGTTCCAAACGGGTAATTTCAGCAGCGGTTTCCAAACGCGGGCCTTGGGTAGCGGCATACGTGCCACGCGGAACCACATCCAATTTCGCGCATTCAGCCGCTGCCAGCAACGCATTGCGCACTTCCGCACAATACGGCCAAGAAAAATCAATGTGGGTCACATCGGTCAAGCCGTCTTCAAAAAAGGTATGCGCCCGCCCGTGCGTGTAATCAATAATCTGATCGGGAATCACCAAGCGCATCGGCTGCATTTCCGGCGTAATCCCGCCCACGGCGGCAATCGCCACGATTTTTTTCACCCCCAAACTCTTCAGCGCCCATAAATTCGCGCGGTAATTCACCCGATGCGGGGGGATATTGTGGGTGTAACCGTGCCGTGCCAGAAATACAATACGCTTACCAGCGATCATGCCATGCGTCACCGGGCCGGACGGCTCGCCGTAAGGCGTATGCACCACTTCACGGTGAATCACTTCCAAGCCTTCAATTTCGGTCAGCCCAGTGCCGCCGATTACTGCAAATTCAATAGCACTCATTTCATAACCCTTTTACTGCATAAATACCGTTGGCGTTACGCCAATATTCCTTGTAATCCATCCCGAAACCGAACACGTAGCGATCCGGCAATTCCAGCGCCGAAAAATCGCGGTGAACGCCTTCAACCCGACGCTCGTGTTGCTTATCCGCCAAAACCGCCACATGCACGCTTGCCGCACCCTGTTCCCAACACCAATGGGTAATTTCACGCAAGGTATAACCTTCATCGAGAATATCATCGAGTAACAAAACATTCCGCCCTGCTAACGATGTATCCGGCTTGTGCAACCAGGCAATCGTTTTACTGCCACTGGTTTTGCCACGGTAGCGCGTGGCGTGCAAATAATCCTGTTCCAAGGGGAACGCCAAGCGTGTCAGCAAATGTCCCGTCAAGATCACCCCGCCGGTCATAACACACAACACCAGCGGGTTTTTATCCGCCAGTTTTTCAGTAATTTCAGCCGCCATTTTATCCAACATGGCAGCAATATCCTCAGCGGAATACAATAAATCAGCGTCTGCCATCGCACGGGCAGCATCAGCGGCTGTGATAACCATTTGTTCACCTATTGTTCAAGCAATCTTGGTATTCTAACTTAAATCAACAAATCGTCATGAAAAAACAAAAATGTGATCGCCGGGTATTGCATTATAACAATCAGAATATTATGATTTGCTTATATTAAGTAAACCCTTTTAACGCGCACACAAGCGCATGACTCTCCGCTAGAGGTATATATTATGAAACATACAAAAATCGCTCTGATGGTTGCATTGCTGGCTGCTTCCGGTGCTGCATCTGCTGAATTCTTTGACGGCTTCGACAATGGCAGTGGCGTAGGTCAAGGTCAGGGTCAAGGTCAGGCTAACACTAGTGGTCAAGGTCAAGGTTACGGCACTGGCGCTGGCGACATGAGTGGCTGGGGTCGTGGCAAAGGCGACGCAGACGGCGAAGTTGATTTCACCATCACTTTCAAAGGCAAAGGCAAAACCGACATGGCTGCTGACACTTATGGTCAAGGTCGTGGCGATGGCTCTACCAATGTACAAGGCAGTGGCTACGGTTACGGCGATGGCAACAGCAATATGTACGGCTATAGCAACACTTCTGCTAACGGTGCTAACGGCGGCAACCCTTGGGGTGGCTACGGTATGCCTAACATGATGCAACAAGCACCAGCTATGCAGCAAATGCCTGCTCAAGGTCAAATGCCAACAGCAGCAGCAGCACCTGCTCAAGGTCAAATGATGCAGCAGGAAATGCCTGGCTACGGTTACAGCCCAATGATGATGGCACCTGGCTACGCGATGCAAGCGCCTAGCTTCGAGCAAATCCAAAAGCAAATGGAAATGCAACGTGCTCAAGCTGATGCTTTCTTCAAGAAAGTAGAAGAACAGCGTGCGGCAATGGCTGCTCAACAGCAAAAAATGGTTGAAGCCAACAAAGCGGCTGCTCCTGCTGCTACCGCTACAGCACCTGCTGCGCCAGCCGCTCCTGCTGCTGAAGTGAAAGTTGAAGCGGCTGCTCCTGCTGCTGCACCTGCTGCACCAGTCGCTCCTGCTGCTACAAACTAAGAAAGAAGAACCCCCTCCCCAACCCTCCCCTTATCAGGGAAGGGCGTAGGAGAGACAGACACCCCTCTTGTTCCTCCCTTGATAAGGGGAGGTTAGGAGGGGTTTCTTTTTGTGGCTTCCACACACTCGCGCACCAGCCCCGCCCCTCGGTAAATAAAGCCGCTGTAAACCTGCACTAAACTCGCCCCCGCCGCCAATTTCGCTTGCGCATCCGCCCCCGACAAAATCCCCCCTACCCCAATAATCGGAATCCGGCTATCCATATCCGCCCGGAACTGCCGAATCACTTCTGTCGAATGCTGCGTCAATGGCTTACCGCTCAATCCACCTTGTTCATTGGCATGAGGCAAACCTTGCACCGTTGATTTATCCAAAGTCGTATTGGTCGCAATCAAGCCATCAATCTGCACCTCGGAAAACACCTGCGCCATATCGCGGATTTCCACCTCGCTCAAATCCGGCGCAACCTTAATCGCCACCGGCACGTAACGCCCGTATTGCTGGACAAGTCGATTTTGCTCTTCCCGCAATGTCACCAACAAACGCTTCAATTCATCCCCGTATTGCAAAGTGCGCAATCCCGGCGTATTCGGCGAAGAAATATTGACCGTGATGTAATGCGCCACAGGGTAAGCTTTACGCAAACCGATTAGGTAATCATCCGCCGCTTTCTCAACCGGTGTATCGAAGTTTTTACCGATATTGATGCCAATAATGCCGGGGTAACGCGCTTTGGAGACATTCTCCAGCAAATAATCAATCCCGTGATTATTGAAGCCCATGCGGTTGATAATGGCTTGCGCTTTGGGTAAACGGAACAAACGCGGTTTAGGGTTGCCGGGTTGCGGACGTGGTGTCACTGTGCCAATTTCAATAAAGCCAAAGCCCAACGCTGCCAATGCGTCGATATATTCGCCGTTTTTGTCCAGCCCTGCTGCCAAACCGACGGGATTCGGGAACTCAATACCCATTACCGTGATGGTCTTGCCCGGCAACGCTGCCGGTTTGCCCAATACGCCGGTTTTGCCAGCCAGTTTCAAGGAATCCAGTGCCAGATGGTGTGAGGTTTCAGCGGGAAAGAGAAAAAGCAGATCGCGTAGGAGTGTGTACACAGAAAAATCCCCGGTTCAGGATGAAACCGGGGATTATAGAGGTTTAACGCATATTTTCCAGCGCAGCAATGCGGTCTTCCAACGGTGGGTGCGTCATGAAGATTTTCTTCAAGCCATCGCCCAAGCCACCGGCAATCCCGAATGCTGCCATGCCACCGGGTAAATCGTGTACCGCATGGGCACTTTGCAAGCGTTTCAGCGCATTGATCATTTTCTGACGACCAGCCAAATCCGCACCGGCAATATCCGCTTTGAATTCGCGGTAACGTGAAAACCACATCACAATCGCGGTTGCCAAGAATCCCAGCAGAATATCGGCAATGAACGAACCCACAAAATAACCAATGCCCGGCCCGCTGTTTTCGCTATTGTTACCACGGAAGAAATTATCGACCATCATGCCAATCAACCGCGCAAAAATAATCACGAAGGTGTTCAACACGCCTTGCAGCAAGGTTTGCGTCACCATGTCGCCATTGGCAACGTGACCGATTTCATGCCCCAATACCGCTTCGACTTCATCCGCCGTCATGCGATCCAACAAGCCTTGGCTGACTGCCACCAGCGCATTGTTACGGCTGGCACCTGTTGCAAATGCATTCGGGTCAGGTGAATGGAAAATCCCGACTTCGGGCATTCCAATGCCGGACTTTTCGGCTTGGCGGCGCACCGTTTCCACCAACCAACGTTCTTGCGCCGTGCGTGGGGTTTCAATGATTTGCACGCCCATGCTGCGCTTTGCCATCCATTTGGACATTAGCAAGCTGATAAACGAGCCGCCAAAGCCCATCACAACCGCCAGCATCATAATGCCGCTCATGCTGCCCGCACTCATATTAATGCCGAACAGCCTGCCAATAATATTCATCGAAACAAACAGCACGACCATCACCGCAAGGTTCGTCAGTGCCAATAAAGCAATCCGCATCATGTCTTTTAACCTCTGTATTGAATGTTATGTCATGGATATTAGGTCACGCGGGGCTGGATTCAAGTTTTCCTTACTAATTGACGCTTATCTCCAGACCAGTGACATTTTGGTAGCCCTTCGGTAACAATTTGCCGCGTTTCGCACGCTCGCTGCGATACTCGTCCAGTTCCACACCCTTGATGGTTTTGAACTGCTTACCGGCACGAATCAGCAACGCCGCATTCGCAGGCAAAATCGCCGCAAACTGCACGGTTTCATCGGCAATGCCCAACCCGCCTTTTTTCAGGCTGATCAACTTATTGCCTTTGCCTTTGGAAAGTTGCGGCACATCTTGCAAGCCTATCACCAGCACATAACCCGATGATGACACCAGCACCAGCGAGTCGGTGGCAATGTTCGTCACCAACAACGGCTGCAAAATCGCTACGCCGTCGCCCACCGTCAAGGTCACTTTGCCCGCTTTCACCCGGCTTTGCATCTCGCCAAAGGCACACAAGAAACCGTAACCTTCCGCCGAATGCAGCAAATACTGGTCGCTGTCTTTGCCCATTAGCGCGTATTGGAATTTCGCGCCTGCCGGTGGTGCCAGTTTGCCCGTCAACGGTTCACCTTGCCCGCGTGCCGAGGGCAAGGCATTCGCTGGCAATGTATAGGTGCGCCCGGTGTTATCCAGTAACACCACTTGCTGGCTGGAACGCCCGCGTACCGAAGTCAGGAATTCATCACCCTGCTTGTAGCTCAATGAAGTCGGGTCAATATCATGCCCTTTTGCCGAGCGAATCCAGCCCATTTTCGACACCACTACCGTCACTGGCTCGGATGGCGTTAACGCGGTTTCGTCCAACACTTGTGCTGCTGCGCGTTCTTGCAAGGGAGAACGCCGTGCATCACCGTACAACTTCGCATCTTCTTTCAGCTCTTTGCGGATCAAACTGGTCAATTTAGTATCCGAACCCAGCAATGCCAGCAAGGTTTCTTTTTCCTTTTCCAACTCGTCCAATTCGCCGCGAATCTTCATTTCCTCCAAACGCGCCAATTGGCGCAATTTGGTATCCAGAATGTAATCCGCCTGAATCTCGGTTAACTCGAAACGGCGCATCAGCACCACTTTCGGCTCGTCTTCGGTGCGGATAATGTGGATCACTTCATCAATATTGAGGAACGCCACCAACAAACCCGCCAATAAATGCAGGCGTTTTTCGACTTTATCCAGCCGCCATTGCAAGCGGCGCGTCACCGTTTGCCGCCGGAAGGTCAGCCATTCGGTCAAAATATGCAGCAAGTTTTTGACTTGCGGGCGACCATTCAGACCGATCATATTCATATTGACGCGGTAACTGCGCTCTAAATCGGTGCTGGCGAACAAATGCGACATCAGCATGTCCACGTCCACGCGGTTGGAACGCGGCACGATGACCAAACGTACCGGCTGTTCGTGGTCGGATTCATCACGTAAATCTTCCACCAACGGCAGTTTCTTCGCCTGCATTTGCGCGGCGATTTGCTCCAGAATCTTGCTGCCCGACACCTGATACGGCAAGGCGGTAATAATAATGTCGCCGTCTTCGATTTCGTAACGCGCCCGCATTCGGAATGTGCCGTTGCCTTTTTCATAAAGCGCGAGGAAATCTGCCGCCGGGGTAATGATTTCGGCTTCGGTAGGAAAATCCGGCGCGGGAATGTGCTGATGCAGATCCTGCAAAGTCGCATTGGGGTGATCCAGCAAATGCAGACAAGCATTCACCACTTCACGCAGGTTATGCGGCGGAATATCGGTCGCCATCCCCACCGCAATGCCGCTGCCACCGTTGAGCAAAATATTCGGCAAACGTGCGGGCAAAATGGTTGGCTCTTCCAACGAACCATCGAAATTCGGTTGCCATTGCGCCGTGCCCTGCCCCAATTCTTGCAGCAACACTTTGGCGTAAGCAGTCAAACGCGATTCGGTGTAACGCATTGCCGCAAACGATTTCGGGTCATCTTGCGAACCCCAGTTGCCCTGCCCGTCCACCAGCGTGTAGCGGTAGGAAAACGGTTGCGCCATTAACACCATTGCTTCGTAACACGCCGAGTCGCCGTGCGGGTGGAATTTACCCAATACGTCACCGACAGTACGTGCTGATTTTTTGTGTTTGGAAGCTGCCGTCAATCCTAATTCGGACATGGCGTAGACAATGCGGCGTTGCACGGGCTTTAAGCCGTCGCCAAGATGTGGCAAGGCGCGGTCAAGAATGACGTACATGGAATAGTCGAGATAGGCTTTCTCGGTGTATTCCTGTAGCGGGAGGGTTTCGATGCCTTCGTAGTTCATGGGTATCCTTTATGCTGGCGGCACTAATGGGGGCAAAGCATAGGGGGGTATACCGAAGGACGCAAGTAATGGATTACGAAGCCCCCTCGCCCCTTGAGGGAGAGGGGGTTGGGGGTGAGGGGTATTAAACGTTCATGATCTTAATGGTCGGGAACTTGGTGCTGTAGTCTTTGGCTTTTTGTGCCAAACGCGCCGAAGCTTTGCGGGAAATGTCTTTGTAGATTTGCGCAACTTTGCCATCCGGGTCAGCCACCACGGTCGGGTTGCCGTTGTCGACTTGTTCGCGGATTTTGATGTCGAGTGGCAGACCACCGAGGTAGTTCACGCCGTATTGTTCTGCCATACGTTGACCACCGCCTTCGCCGAAGATGTGTTCGACCGTGCCGCAGTTGCTGCAAATGTGCATACTCATGTTTTCGACGATACCCAAGATAGGCACTTCAACTTTTTCAAACATTTTCAGACCTTTACGCGCATCCAGCAAGGCAATGTCTTGTGGGGTGGTGACAATGATTGCGCCAGATACCGGGATTTTCTGGGAAAGCGTCAATTGAATGTCGCCCGTGCCGGGTGGCAGGTCGATGACCAGATAATCCAAATCGCCCCAGTTGGTATCACCTAGCAATTGTTCCAGTGCTTGTGTGACCATCGGGCCGCGCCAGATCATTGGGGTGTCTTCTTCGATCAGAAAACCAATCGACATGGCTTTAATGCCGTGGTTTTGCATTGGCTCTAGGCTTTTGCCATCGCTGGATTCGGGTTGACCGCTGATGCCCAACATGCGCGGCTGGCTGGGACCGTAAATGTCCGCGTCAAGCATACCGACCGTTGCGCCGTCGGCTTTCAGGGCTAGTGCTAGGTTGACGGCGGTGGTGGATTTGCCGACCCCACCCTTGCCGGAAGCAACCGCGATAATGTTTTTAATGCCGTCTTTACGCTTGACGCTTTTCTGCACGGCGTGTGCTGCCACTTGGGTGGTGACGCTGACGTCTGTGTTGGTTGCGCCAGCGGCGGCTAAGGCGGCTTTGATTTCTGCTGCCAATTCATCCCGATAGTTGCCCGCCGGATAGCCTTGCACCACGCTGACGGCTACGTTGCCGCCTTCCACACTAATATCTTTCACTTGGTGCAGGGAAACAATGTCCTGCTCCAGATAACGGTCCTTGATGCCTTTCAGTAGCGTTTCAACTTGGTCACGGGTCATATCTGCCATTCTGTTCTCCTCAGTAAGCTGGAATATCTGGGCGGGATTCTACACTATCCAAGACCATACCCGAAATAAGCACCCATTCAGGGATGGTATTACCTAGCGATTTAGTCGGGAATGGGATGGGCAGGCAAAAGCGAATGGGTACGGGTAATCGAGATGGTATCTAAATAACCAGAGAAATTGGTGGGCCCAGTAGGACTCGAACCTACGACCAAGGGATTATGAGTCCCCTGCTCTAACCAACTGAGCTATAGGCCCTGAAAACGCTACGATCAGTTTGTCGGTAAGACACCCGGCTCGTATTCCAAGAAGCTGCGAAGCATATCCGAACGGCTCGGATGACGCAACTTGCGCAACGCTTTGGCTTCAATCTGACGGATACGTTCACGGGTTACGTCAAACTGCTTGCCCACTTCTTCCAGCGTGTGGTCGGTATTCATGTCGATACCGAAACGCATCCGCAGGACTTTCGCTTCGCGGGAAGTCAAACTGGACAAGACATCTCGGGTCACTTCCGACAAGCTTGAAGTGGTCGCTGACTCAATCGGCGACAAAATATTGCCATCTTCGATGAAATCACCCAAGTGTGAATCTTCATCATCACCGATCGGTGTTTCCATCGAAATCGGCTCTTTGGCAATTTTCAGCACTTTGCGGATTTTATCTTCCGGCATATCCATCGCTTCAGCCAATTCTTCCGGCGTAGCTTCGCGACCTTTTTCCTGCAACAGCTTGCGCGAAATGCGGTTGAGCTTGTTGATGGTTTCGATCATGTGTACCGGAATACGGATAGTACGAGCCTGATCCGCAATCGAGCGTGTAATCGCCTGACGTATCCACCAAGTGGCATAAGTCGAGAACTTGTAACCACGGCGGTATTCAAACTTATCCACCGCTTTCATCAAACCGATATTGCCTTCCTGAATCAAATCAAGGAATTGCAAACCACGGTTAGTGTACTTCTTCGCAATGGAAATCACCAAACGCAGGTTGGCTTCGACCATTTCCTTTTTCGCACGACGCGCCTTGGCTTCGCCCACCGACATGCTGCGGTTAATGTCTTTGATTTGCGAAATGGATAAGTTGCATTCGCGTTCGACGCCTAATAATTCCTGCTGCGCTTCGTGAATCTTCGGCAGGAAATTCTGTAGACGGGTATGGTCGCCACGTTTATCAACACAGTAGCGGTCTAACCATTCCAGATCGGTTTCATTTTGCGGGAAACTGTCGATGAAATCCTGACGCGCCATACCGCCTTTTTGGACGCACAGTTTCATAATGTGGCGTTCATTCTGGCGAATCCGATCCACAATTTCATTCAACTGCACGGTCAACTGTTCGATGATCGGCTGTGCCAGACGGAATTCCATGAACTTGAGCGCCACCGCATCACGGGTTGCGGTATAGGCAG
The window above is part of the Thiothrix winogradskyi genome. Proteins encoded here:
- the rpoD gene encoding RNA polymerase sigma factor RpoD, producing the protein MSQEEQQSSLKELIAKGKEQGYLTYAEVNDHLPDTIVDPEQIEDIVAMINDMGITVYEHAPDADSLLLNDEAVQADDEAAEEAAAALANVDGDFGRTTDPVRMYMREMGTVELLTREGEIQIAIRIEEGLNEILRALAQYPASTEVLLEKASLIDSEEIRLTDIINGFVNPDEDLTAFQVTVPEELEEATIAAEEDAVAVVEEEDDEDAADPVDTGPDPEEARIKFAELRELYEASKAACASNDQAAYTATRDAVALKFMEFRLAQPIIEQLTVQLNEIVDRIRQNERHIMKLCVQKGGMARQDFIDSFPQNETDLEWLDRYCVDKRGDHTRLQNFLPKIHEAQQELLGVERECNLSISQIKDINRSMSVGEAKARRAKKEMVEANLRLVISIAKKYTNRGLQFLDLIQEGNIGLMKAVDKFEYRRGYKFSTYATWWIRQAITRSIADQARTIRIPVHMIETINKLNRISRKLLQEKGREATPEELAEAMDMPEDKIRKVLKIAKEPISMETPIGDDEDSHLGDFIEDGNILSPIESATTSSLSEVTRDVLSSLTSREAKVLRMRFGIDMNTDHTLEEVGKQFDVTRERIRQIEAKALRKLRHPSRSDMLRSFLEYEPGVLPTN
- a CDS encoding S-methyl-5'-thioinosine phosphorylase yields the protein MSAIEFAVIGGTGLTEIEGLEVIHREVVHTPYGEPSGPVTHGMIAGKRIVFLARHGYTHNIPPHRVNYRANLWALKSLGVKKIVAIAAVGGITPEMQPMRLVIPDQIIDYTHGRAHTFFEDGLTDVTHIDFSWPYCAEVRNALLAAAECAKLDVVPRGTYAATQGPRLETAAEITRLERDGCDLVGMTAMPEAALARELDLCYAACAVVANWAAGKDNEEITMDDIHQNLVVGMANARALLRALVC
- a CDS encoding protein YgfX, producing the protein MDNQPPLYLQPVVSRRLAVFILASHLLAAVVVCLMPALPWWGKGLLLVLIALSLRYYWRLHISRVAPNAVQEVRFYQVDNALVRTASAGFFARLDDSSFLHPWGCVLNWRTLNGKLYSLILMPDSVPSDVLRQLRVRVKFSPANVPEK
- the parC gene encoding DNA topoisomerase IV subunit A, with the protein product MNYEGIETLPLQEYTEKAYLDYSMYVILDRALPHLGDGLKPVQRRIVYAMSELGLTAASKHKKSARTVGDVLGKFHPHGDSACYEAMVLMAQPFSYRYTLVDGQGNWGSQDDPKSFAAMRYTESRLTAYAKVLLQELGQGTAQWQPNFDGSLEEPTILPARLPNILLNGGSGIAVGMATDIPPHNLREVVNACLHLLDHPNATLQDLHQHIPAPDFPTEAEIITPAADFLALYEKGNGTFRMRARYEIEDGDIIITALPYQVSGSKILEQIAAQMQAKKLPLVEDLRDESDHEQPVRLVIVPRSNRVDVDMLMSHLFASTDLERSYRVNMNMIGLNGRPQVKNLLHILTEWLTFRRQTVTRRLQWRLDKVEKRLHLLAGLLVAFLNIDEVIHIIRTEDEPKVVLMRRFELTEIQADYILDTKLRQLARLEEMKIRGELDELEKEKETLLALLGSDTKLTSLIRKELKEDAKLYGDARRSPLQERAAAQVLDETALTPSEPVTVVVSKMGWIRSAKGHDIDPTSLSYKQGDEFLTSVRGRSSQQVVLLDNTGRTYTLPANALPSARGQGEPLTGKLAPPAGAKFQYALMGKDSDQYLLHSAEGYGFLCAFGEMQSRVKAGKVTLTVGDGVAILQPLLVTNIATDSLVLVSSSGYVLVIGLQDVPQLSKGKGNKLISLKKGGLGIADETVQFAAILPANAALLIRAGKQFKTIKGVELDEYRSERAKRGKLLPKGYQNVTGLEISVN
- a CDS encoding quinone-dependent dihydroorotate dehydrogenase; amino-acid sequence: MYTLLRDLLFLFPAETSHHLALDSLKLAGKTGVLGKPAALPGKTITVMGIEFPNPVGLAAGLDKNGEYIDALAALGFGFIEIGTVTPRPQPGNPKPRLFRLPKAQAIINRMGFNNHGIDYLLENVSKARYPGIIGINIGKNFDTPVEKAADDYLIGLRKAYPVAHYITVNISSPNTPGLRTLQYGDELKRLLVTLREEQNRLVQQYGRYVPVAIKVAPDLSEVEIRDMAQVFSEVQIDGLIATNTTLDKSTVQGLPHANEQGGLSGKPLTQHSTEVIRQFRADMDSRIPIIGVGGILSGADAQAKLAAGASLVQVYSGFIYRGAGLVRECVEATKRNPS
- the apbC gene encoding iron-sulfur cluster carrier protein ApbC, whose protein sequence is MADMTRDQVETLLKGIKDRYLEQDIVSLHQVKDISVEGGNVAVSVVQGYPAGNYRDELAAEIKAALAAAGATNTDVSVTTQVAAHAVQKSVKRKDGIKNIIAVASGKGGVGKSTTAVNLALALKADGATVGMLDADIYGPSQPRMLGISGQPESSDGKSLEPMQNHGIKAMSIGFLIEEDTPMIWRGPMVTQALEQLLGDTNWGDLDYLVIDLPPGTGDIQLTLSQKIPVSGAIIVTTPQDIALLDARKGLKMFEKVEVPILGIVENMSMHICSNCGTVEHIFGEGGGQRMAEQYGVNYLGGLPLDIKIREQVDNGNPTVVADPDGKVAQIYKDISRKASARLAQKAKDYSTKFPTIKIMNV
- a CDS encoding hypoxanthine-guanine phosphoribosyltransferase — translated: MVITAADAARAMADADLLYSAEDIAAMLDKMAAEITEKLADKNPLVLCVMTGGVILTGHLLTRLAFPLEQDYLHATRYRGKTSGSKTIAWLHKPDTSLAGRNVLLLDDILDEGYTLREITHWCWEQGAASVHVAVLADKQHERRVEGVHRDFSALELPDRYVFGFGMDYKEYWRNANGIYAVKGL
- the htpX gene encoding protease HtpX gives rise to the protein MMRIALLALTNLAVMVVLFVSMNIIGRLFGINMSAGSMSGIMMLAVVMGFGGSFISLLMSKWMAKRSMGVQIIETPRTAQERWLVETVRRQAEKSGIGMPEVGIFHSPDPNAFATGASRNNALVAVSQGLLDRMTADEVEAVLGHEIGHVANGDMVTQTLLQGVLNTFVIIFARLIGMMVDNFFRGNNSENSGPGIGYFVGSFIADILLGFLATAIVMWFSRYREFKADIAGADLAGRQKMINALKRLQSAHAVHDLPGGMAAFGIAGGLGDGLKKIFMTHPPLEDRIAALENMR